The Myxococcota bacterium region TCGAGCAGCCCGTCTCGACCACGACTTCGCGCAAGCGTGTCTCGACGAGATACATCTTCGCGTCTTCGAGCGAGATCCCGCACCAGGTCTCGATCAACCCGCGCAGGAGGTCGAACTCGTGTCTCTCTAAGCTGGGAACGTTCATGTAGCCTTGGCGATCCCCTGGATGCGAGTCGCGATCGCGTCGAGCGCGAGCACCTCGTCGGCCTCGCCGCCCTCGATCACCGAGCGCGGCATGCCGTAGACGGCGCAGCTGGCCTGGTCCTGCGCGATGCACCAGCCGCCGCCCTGGCGCACGGCCTTCACGCCTTCGAGCCCGTCTGCGCCCATGCCGGTCATGACGATGCACAGCGCCTTGCCGGGCACGGACTGGGCGAGTGACTTGAACAGCACGTCGACCGAGGGCCGGAACGAGTTCACCGGCTTCTGGGTCGTGAGCCGCACGAACGGCTCCGAGTCCTGCATGGCGATCTCGAGATGCTTGCCGCCGGGGGCGACCAGCACTTCGCCGGCGCGCAGCGGGCGGCCCTCCTCGGCCTCGCGCACGCGCAGCTTGGAGCGCCGGTCGAGCGAGGTCGCGAGCGACGCCGTGAAGCGCGCCGGCATGTGCTGCACGATCAGCACCGGCACGCGCAGGTCGGCGGGCAGCATGGGAATCACTTCGGCCAGCGCGCTCGGCCCGCCCGTCGAGCTGCCGATCGCCACCACGTCGATCACGGGCGCCTTGCCGCGCGCGCCCTTGGGCTTCTGCACCTTCGCGGGCTTGGCGCGCTGCGCGCGGCCCTCGCGGAAGGCGTCGATCACCGTCGACAGCGGCTCGCGCAGCGCGGCGAAGCCATCCTCGCCGGGCTTCACCTGCGGCTTGGTCACGAAGTCGAACGCGCCCGCCTGCAGCGCGTCCATGGTGATGTTCGCGCCGTTGGTGGTCAGGCTCGACACCATGATG contains the following coding sequences:
- a CDS encoding chemotaxis response regulator protein-glutamate methylesterase, producing MAETLKVLIVDDSAIYRSLVQGCLREMPDLACVGTAGDGKDAIAKAAELRPDLILLDVEMPVMGGVEAMPKLRQLLPNAGIIMVSSLTTNGANITMDALQAGAFDFVTKPQVKPGEDGFAALREPLSTVIDAFREGRAQRAKPAKVQKPKGARGKAPVIDVVAIGSSTGGPSALAEVIPMLPADLRVPVLIVQHMPARFTASLATSLDRRSKLRVREAEEGRPLRAGEVLVAPGGKHLEIAMQDSEPFVRLTTQKPVNSFRPSVDVLFKSLAQSVPGKALCIVMTGMGADGLEGVKAVRQGGGWCIAQDQASCAVYGMPRSVIEGGEADEVLALDAIATRIQGIAKAT